From the genome of Chania multitudinisentens RB-25, one region includes:
- the ppsA gene encoding phosphoenolpyruvate synthase: MSNNGPDLCNVLWYNQLGMHDVDRVGGKNASLGEMITNLSDLGVAVPNGFATTAQAFNDFLEQSGVNQRIYQLLDQTDVDDVAQLAKAGAQIRQWVIDTPFHAEFEREITLAYQQLAQGESEASFAVRSSATAEDMPDASFAGQQETFLNVQGIDAVMVAIKHVFASLFNDRAISYRVHQGYDHRGVALSAGVQRMVRSDLASSGVMFTIDTESGFDQVVFITSAFGLGEMVVQGAVNPDEFYVHKPTLLKGKPAIVRRNLGSKKIRMVYAPSQDHGKQVRIEDVPEAQRNRFSLSDDEVQALAHQALLIEKHYGRPMDIEWAKDGHTGKLLIVQARPETVRSNEQVMERYQLNGNSSVLVEGRAIGHRIGAGPVKVIHDISEMDRIQPGDVLVTDMTDPDWEPIMKKAAAIVTNRGGRTCHAAIIARELGIPAVVGCGHATDLLKDGQKVTVSCAEGDTGFVYSEMLAFSVQSSEVTELPTLPLKIMMNVGNPDRAFDFARLPNEGVGLARLEFIINRMIGVHPRALLEFDQQTPELQTEIRALMQGYDDPVEFYVGRLTEGIATLGAAFWPKRVIVRLSDFKSNEYANLVGGEKYEPHEENPMLGFRGAGRYVSDSFRDCFAMECEAMKRVRNDMGLTNVEVMVPFVRTVAQAEAVVAELARQGLKRGENGLKVIMMCEIPSNALLADRFLEHFDGFSIGSNDMTQLTLGLDRDSGVVSELFDERNEAVKALLTLAIQAAKRHDKYVGICGQGPSDHEDFAEWLMEQGIDSLSLNPDTVVQTWMNLSQKK, from the coding sequence ATGTCTAACAATGGCCCAGACTTGTGTAATGTGCTTTGGTATAACCAGCTTGGTATGCACGATGTTGACCGTGTCGGCGGTAAAAATGCTTCCCTCGGTGAAATGATCACCAATCTTTCCGATTTAGGCGTAGCGGTGCCAAACGGCTTTGCGACCACCGCACAGGCATTTAACGATTTTCTTGAGCAAAGCGGTGTCAACCAGCGCATCTATCAGTTATTGGATCAAACCGACGTTGATGACGTTGCCCAACTGGCTAAAGCAGGTGCGCAAATTCGCCAATGGGTGATCGACACGCCTTTCCACGCGGAGTTCGAGCGTGAAATCACCCTGGCATACCAACAATTGGCGCAAGGCGAAAGCGAAGCGTCATTTGCCGTGCGTTCTTCTGCTACGGCAGAAGATATGCCAGATGCGTCGTTTGCTGGCCAGCAGGAAACCTTCCTCAACGTGCAGGGCATCGATGCCGTGATGGTCGCGATCAAACATGTGTTTGCTTCACTGTTTAATGACCGGGCAATCTCTTATCGGGTACACCAAGGGTACGATCACCGTGGAGTGGCATTATCTGCGGGTGTGCAGCGCATGGTGCGCTCCGATCTGGCGTCATCCGGGGTGATGTTTACCATCGATACTGAATCCGGCTTCGATCAGGTGGTGTTCATTACCTCTGCGTTTGGTCTGGGTGAAATGGTGGTACAGGGGGCGGTCAACCCAGACGAATTCTATGTGCATAAACCGACGCTGCTGAAAGGCAAACCGGCTATTGTGCGCCGCAATCTTGGCTCGAAGAAAATCCGTATGGTGTATGCGCCTTCGCAGGATCACGGTAAGCAGGTGCGGATTGAAGATGTGCCAGAGGCACAGCGCAATCGTTTTTCTTTGAGCGACGATGAAGTACAAGCCCTGGCGCATCAGGCTTTATTGATTGAAAAGCATTATGGCCGCCCGATGGATATCGAGTGGGCAAAAGATGGTCATACCGGCAAGCTGCTGATTGTCCAGGCACGGCCGGAAACCGTGCGTTCCAATGAACAGGTGATGGAGCGCTACCAGTTGAACGGCAACAGCAGCGTGCTGGTGGAAGGGCGCGCTATCGGCCACCGTATTGGGGCTGGCCCGGTGAAAGTGATCCACGATATCAGTGAAATGGATCGCATTCAGCCTGGTGATGTGCTGGTAACGGACATGACTGACCCAGATTGGGAACCGATCATGAAAAAAGCCGCTGCGATTGTGACCAACCGCGGCGGGCGCACCTGCCATGCGGCAATCATCGCTCGCGAACTGGGCATTCCGGCGGTGGTTGGCTGCGGGCATGCGACTGACCTGCTGAAGGATGGGCAGAAAGTGACCGTATCCTGTGCCGAAGGGGATACCGGCTTTGTTTACAGCGAGATGTTGGCGTTCAGTGTGCAAAGCTCGGAGGTGACCGAACTGCCAACGCTGCCGCTGAAAATTATGATGAACGTTGGTAACCCGGATCGCGCCTTTGATTTTGCCCGTTTGCCGAATGAAGGGGTTGGTCTGGCTCGCTTGGAATTCATTATTAACCGCATGATCGGCGTGCATCCGCGCGCTTTGCTGGAGTTTGATCAGCAGACACCTGAATTGCAAACGGAAATCCGTGCGCTGATGCAGGGCTATGATGATCCGGTCGAGTTTTACGTTGGCCGTTTGACCGAAGGGATCGCAACGCTGGGGGCGGCATTCTGGCCGAAGCGTGTGATCGTGCGCCTTTCCGACTTCAAATCCAACGAATATGCGAATCTGGTGGGGGGCGAAAAGTATGAGCCGCACGAAGAAAACCCGATGCTGGGTTTCCGTGGGGCTGGCCGCTACGTTTCTGACAGCTTCCGTGATTGCTTTGCCATGGAATGTGAGGCGATGAAACGGGTGCGCAATGACATGGGGCTGACCAACGTTGAGGTTATGGTACCGTTTGTTCGCACCGTGGCTCAGGCTGAGGCCGTGGTGGCAGAATTGGCGCGGCAGGGCCTCAAGCGCGGTGAGAATGGGTTGAAAGTGATCATGATGTGCGAGATCCCTTCCAATGCGCTGCTGGCCGATCGGTTCCTGGAGCATTTCGACGGCTTTTCTATCGGCTCGAACGACATGACGCAGTTAACGTTGGGGCTGGATCGTGATTCTGGCGTGGTTTCCGAGCTGTTTGATGAACGTAATGAGGCCGTCAAAGCCTTGCTCACCCTGGCAATTCAGGCCGCCAAACGTCACGACAAGTACGTGGGTATTTGTGGGCAGGGGCCATCGGATCATGAAGACTTTGCCGAGTGGCTGATGGAGCAGGGGATCGACAGTTTGTCACTCAACCCGGATACCGTTGTACAGACCTGGATGAACCTGTCGCAGAAAAAGTAA
- a CDS encoding glutathione peroxidase has translation MNSALLSHPCITLQGEHKTLADFPARAYLVVNTASQCGFTPQYQGLEHLWQRYRERGLAVLAFPCNQFGRQEPGNAAEIADFCALNYGVSFPLFSKIEVNGVDTHPLFSELKRRAPGLLGSQRIKWNFTKFLFAANGEQIMRFAPFTKPEQLSNHIELLLR, from the coding sequence ATGAATAGCGCATTGTTATCCCACCCCTGCATTACCCTTCAGGGCGAACATAAGACGCTGGCGGACTTCCCCGCGCGAGCTTATCTGGTGGTCAATACTGCCAGCCAATGCGGTTTTACCCCACAGTACCAAGGCTTGGAGCACCTCTGGCAACGCTACCGCGAACGCGGTTTAGCCGTGCTTGCTTTTCCTTGCAATCAATTTGGTCGGCAAGAACCGGGTAATGCAGCGGAAATCGCCGACTTTTGCGCTCTGAATTATGGCGTCAGTTTTCCATTATTCAGCAAAATTGAGGTTAATGGGGTAGATACACACCCACTTTTCAGTGAGTTAAAACGTCGGGCTCCCGGCCTGCTGGGCAGCCAGCGCATCAAGTGGAATTTCACCAAATTTCTTTTTGCCGCCAATGGGGAGCAGATAATGCGTTTTGCCCCGTTTACCAAACCGGAGCAACTATCCAACCACATTGAACTTCTGCTCAGATAA
- the ydiK gene encoding AI-2E family transporter YdiK — protein sequence MTQPQRRYDLPTIIFGVLFIAIMIVASFWVVQPFILGFAWAGMVVIATWPVLIKVQHMLWGRRSLAVLVMTILLILLFVLPISLLVSSVVDNSTPIVSWVNTPGKLNIPELEWLRAIPLIGDRVYNSYHLLVSTGGAALIAKVQPYFGQTATWFVAQAAHIGRFLVHCMLMVLFSALLYARGEQVGMAIRHFAVRLAAGRGDAAVLLAGQAIRAVALGVVVTALVQSVLGGIGLAVAGIPAATLLTVLMFMFCVAQLGPLLILIPAIIWLYWTGDTTWGTVLLIWSCVVGTLDNFLRPALIRMGADLPLILILSGVIGGLLAFGMIGLFIGPVVLAVSYRLVSAWVNEAPEPAVEQQEVTEDREPS from the coding sequence ATGACACAACCGCAACGCCGATACGATTTACCCACGATTATTTTTGGTGTGCTGTTCATTGCCATCATGATCGTCGCCAGTTTTTGGGTCGTTCAACCGTTTATTCTGGGCTTTGCCTGGGCTGGCATGGTGGTGATCGCAACCTGGCCGGTTCTGATTAAAGTACAACATATGCTATGGGGCCGCCGCTCGCTGGCAGTGTTGGTTATGACCATTCTGTTGATTCTGCTGTTTGTGTTACCTATTTCGCTCTTGGTCAGCAGCGTTGTTGACAACAGTACACCGATAGTCTCTTGGGTAAACACACCGGGCAAACTCAATATTCCCGAACTGGAATGGCTACGCGCCATCCCATTGATTGGTGATCGGGTTTATAACAGTTATCACCTGTTGGTGAGCACCGGAGGAGCCGCACTGATTGCCAAAGTGCAGCCTTACTTCGGCCAGACCGCCACCTGGTTTGTGGCTCAGGCGGCGCATATTGGCCGCTTCCTGGTGCACTGTATGCTGATGGTGCTGTTCAGCGCGTTGCTGTATGCCAGAGGTGAACAAGTTGGCATGGCCATCCGGCATTTTGCCGTGCGTCTGGCAGCCGGACGGGGTGATGCCGCCGTGTTGCTGGCTGGGCAAGCGATCCGCGCCGTGGCGTTGGGGGTGGTGGTCACCGCACTGGTGCAATCGGTGCTGGGCGGTATTGGGTTGGCGGTGGCTGGCATCCCTGCCGCTACGCTGCTGACGGTATTGATGTTCATGTTCTGCGTAGCACAGTTGGGGCCATTGCTGATCTTAATCCCAGCCATTATCTGGCTGTACTGGACCGGTGACACCACCTGGGGCACCGTACTGCTGATTTGGAGCTGCGTGGTGGGAACGTTGGATAACTTCCTGCGCCCCGCGTTAATACGCATGGGGGCAGATCTGCCATTGATTCTGATCCTGTCCGGCGTTATCGGCGGCCTGTTGGCGTTCGGTATGATTGGCCTGTTTATCGGCCCTGTCGTGCTGGCGGTTTCTTATCGTTTGGTCAGCGCCTGGGTCAATGAGGCACCAGAACCAGCGGTTGAGCAACAAGAAGTCACCGAAGATAGAGAACCATCTTAA
- a CDS encoding pyruvate, water dikinase regulatory protein has product MERSVFYISDGTAITAEVLGHAVLSQFPIKATTYTLPFVETEARARGVCQQINDIYHQTGVRPLVFYSIISPEVRQVITQSEGFCQDIVQALVGPLQGELGVEPTPIANRTHGLTESNLGKYDARIAAIDYTLAHDDGISLRNLDQAQVILLGVSRCGKTPTSLYLAMQFGIRAANYPFTADDMDNLQLPAALKPFQHKLFGLTIDPERLAAIREERRENSRYASLRQCRMELAEVEALFRKNQIRYLNTTNYSVEEISTKILDILGMSRRMF; this is encoded by the coding sequence GTGGAAAGAAGCGTTTTCTATATTTCAGACGGAACGGCCATTACCGCCGAAGTACTCGGTCATGCGGTGTTGTCACAGTTCCCCATTAAGGCAACTACCTATACCCTGCCATTCGTGGAAACAGAAGCCCGTGCCCGTGGAGTCTGCCAGCAAATCAATGATATTTATCACCAGACCGGGGTTCGCCCACTGGTGTTCTATTCGATTATCTCCCCTGAAGTACGCCAGGTGATCACCCAGAGTGAAGGCTTTTGTCAGGATATCGTGCAAGCACTGGTAGGGCCGCTGCAAGGGGAATTGGGCGTCGAACCCACGCCCATTGCCAACCGTACTCACGGTTTGACAGAAAGCAACCTTGGCAAATATGACGCCCGTATTGCGGCTATTGACTACACCTTGGCGCATGATGACGGTATTTCACTGCGTAACCTCGATCAGGCTCAGGTGATCCTGCTGGGGGTTTCACGCTGTGGCAAAACCCCCACCAGCCTGTATTTGGCTATGCAGTTCGGTATCCGGGCGGCCAACTACCCGTTTACCGCCGACGATATGGATAATTTACAGTTACCTGCGGCGCTAAAACCGTTTCAGCATAAATTGTTTGGCCTGACGATTGACCCGGAACGGTTGGCCGCCATCCGTGAAGAACGGCGGGAAAACAGCCGCTATGCTTCATTGCGCCAATGCCGGATGGAACTGGCAGAAGTGGAAGCGCTGTTCCGCAAAAATCAAATCCGTTATCTCAATACCACCAACTATTCCGTGGAAGAAATCTCCACCAAAATCCTCGACATTCTTGGTATGAGCCGCCGGATGTTTTGA
- a CDS encoding 3-deoxy-7-phosphoheptulonate synthase gives MHKTDELRTARIDNLVTPQTLAEKLPISDAVADNVTASRKRIENILLGEDRRLLVVIGPCSIHDLNAATDYADRLNVLRERYQDRLEIVMRTYFEKPRTVVGWKGLISDPDLDGSYQVNRGIEMARKLLLTVNQLGLPTATEFLDMVIGQYIADLISWGAIGARTTESQVHREMASALSCPVGFKNGTNGNIRIAIDAIRAARASHMFLSPDKHGQMTIYQTSGNPFGHIIMRGGKTPNYHATDVVAACDSLREFDLPEHLVIDFSHGNCQKMHRRQLEVAENICQQIRAGSVAITGVMAESFLVEGTQKIVAGHPLTYGQSITDPCLSWADSEQLLAMLADAVDSRF, from the coding sequence ATGCACAAAACAGATGAACTGCGGACCGCGCGCATCGACAACCTCGTTACGCCCCAAACGTTAGCGGAAAAGTTGCCGATTTCAGACGCTGTTGCCGATAACGTGACAGCGTCACGGAAACGTATTGAAAACATCCTTCTTGGTGAAGACCGCCGCTTGCTGGTGGTTATTGGCCCCTGCTCCATCCACGATCTGAACGCCGCCACCGATTATGCAGACCGCCTGAATGTCTTGCGTGAACGCTATCAGGATCGCCTGGAAATAGTGATGCGCACCTACTTTGAAAAACCGCGCACCGTCGTCGGTTGGAAGGGGCTGATCTCCGACCCCGATCTGGATGGCAGCTATCAGGTCAATCGCGGCATTGAAATGGCCCGTAAACTGTTGCTGACAGTGAATCAGCTTGGTCTGCCCACCGCCACCGAATTTCTGGATATGGTGATCGGCCAGTATATTGCTGACCTGATCAGTTGGGGGGCTATTGGCGCACGAACCACTGAAAGCCAAGTACACCGCGAAATGGCTTCCGCGCTCTCCTGCCCGGTAGGTTTTAAAAACGGTACCAACGGCAATATCCGCATTGCCATCGACGCGATCCGGGCAGCCCGTGCCAGCCATATGTTCCTGTCGCCAGACAAACACGGCCAGATGACGATTTATCAAACCAGCGGCAATCCCTTCGGCCACATCATTATGCGCGGAGGCAAAACGCCGAATTACCATGCCACTGATGTGGTGGCCGCCTGCGATAGCCTGCGCGAGTTCGATTTGCCGGAACATTTGGTGATCGATTTCAGTCACGGTAACTGCCAGAAAATGCACCGCCGTCAATTAGAAGTGGCGGAGAATATCTGCCAGCAAATCCGCGCGGGTTCAGTAGCCATCACCGGCGTGATGGCGGAAAGTTTCCTGGTGGAAGGCACACAGAAAATCGTGGCTGGCCACCCGCTGACCTATGGTCAGTCGATCACCGATCCTTGCCTGAGCTGGGCTGACAGCGAACAACTGCTGGCCATGTTGGCAGACGCTGTCGATAGCCGTTTTTGA